The Arabidopsis thaliana chromosome 5, partial sequence genomic interval TCAAAAGCTAAGTAGAAATTAGCCACTGTTTGTGCTTGAACACCTTGAGCCGCATCAACAACTAAAAGAGCTCCTTGACAAGCTGATAAAGATCTAGAAACCTCATAACTAAAGTCAACATGACCCGGTGTATCAATCAAGTTCAGAAGATAACCACTCGCTTCTTGATCTTCTACTTTGTTCTCATAGAACATGGTCGCCGTCTGAGCTTTCACAGTGATtcctctctccctctctacctaaaaatcaaaactttattgaGATATCACTAACCCTCATTTTCCTCTCTACTCAATTCAAACATATAACCTCAAAACTATAATCATTCTCAAACATTGACAATGAAAGACATCAACTTTGAGGTAAAGACAGTACCTGCAATTTGTCGAGATACTGAGGCTGACCATGACCTTTCTTGATTGTGCCAGTAAGTTCCATAAGACGATCAGCCAAAGTAGATTTCCCATGATCAATATGAGCAATGATGGAGAAATTTCGAATCTTTTCTGAAGGAAACTTGGTCAAATCAATGGTGGGTTCTTTGGAGCTTTGTCTAGAATCAGAGCTGAAACCGTAAGCTTGGTACAATCCGATACATGTCGGATTTTGTCGATTGGAGTTGAGTGAATTGAACAAGATTGATAATGCTTGTCTCGatgattttagggttttagatgCTCTGTACATTGAACCcatttggtttttttttgcgtAATAGTGAGATTGGAGCTCAACAACACGAAGAAGTTAAAATTCATCTCTGCGGTAATACGACACCGTATCAGTTGGATTTCAATAACCAATGTTATTGTTGAGTGGTTTAACCAAACCGGATTTATTTGCTGATAAATTCATTATCTTCATAACTATTTTAGCAACAAAAATTTTAGTGGTTAAATTGTTGCTCAATTTAGTTATCGATTGAGTTTGTGGTCATGTGCTCACAATATCAATGTTAATGTTGAGTAATTTAATCGAACcggattttcttttttttttgatgataagttagtttattaatttttttagttatacaaattgaatttttttcaccaaaacacaaattttaatttactattttagttctcaaaataaatcaaaaggagaaaacacAAGCATTATAGTATAGTTctaatcaaaacaagaaaagaataaataaactaaCAAATTGTTTTAGACAAATCAATGTCTTTTGGATTCCAAGCAAGCTAGTTTTGGCTTCATTACACCATTAGATTCACCTTTAACATTGATGCATTCAGCAGAAGGATGATCATCGTGGCGAGACAATGATTTatgatatttcttttcttcctcttcgttTTCGTCGTGAATGTTAATATCGTTCATGAATATATCTCTACATGGGACTGATTTGCTGCATAGGAGTTGCACAAAGGGTTTCTTGATTGATGTTCCATGTATGTGGTTGAACATTACATTCTTGATCTCCACAGCTTTCGTctgtacatatatatgaattaaacATCAATTTATTATACATAACTCACGAAATAATGTGgattaattttatgaaatagtTTCGAAAAATGACAACCAACCTAATACTTTTGGTAAAGtactattttaaaacacttGAGTAGATAGATATTAAGGACTAGGTACTCATAAATCAttagaaggagaagaaaaatttaCGTACATGGTTTTTGCATTGTGAATGAGGGCAATAAAATTGGTCGATGATGATAGGTCGGGTTGCTCCATGTAGTTTTATACgttcaaataaaacatttcgCACATGCCCTCTTCCTCCCTAAATAATACAAACATATGGAAAATGATATTGTCATTACTttaacaacaatatataaattagggagtacaaaaacaaacaaatcagttTTACCTGCCATGTCTTGATTCTAACCCCATTAGTTGTTTCTCTAAAAGTACAATCTCGAACAACAACATTTTCGACCGTTTCCTTGGTTCCATATCGACCTAAGCTTCCGATACTTGTTTAGGAAAAATAACGTGATCACATCACTTATACTAATTTGACCATAGTTAAAGTTGAAATAGGTAACCAGACCAATGGAAGAGAAGTACCTTATTCCATGCCCTGGACCACATGAGATCCGTGATATATTAATGTATTTCGAACCATCACCAATAGATATACAATCATCACCTAAAATTATCAACAGTTAACTCTAACCCAACTAGGAGAGACAAACATCTTATTCGATcttgttgtaaaaaaaaacagtataaAGATCAATGATGAATCACCTGTACGAATGTTACTATCGTATACGATAACATTCTGAGAACGTTGAATGTGAATGCCATCAGTGTTAGGGCTATCACCATCAGCGGTTATGGTGAGTTGCTTAACAATAACCCATTTCGAATCTTCCAACGacatttgaaaatttggacTGTCCTTCACCATAATGTTGCTTATATGCACATTACTCGAATGTGATATAACCACACcctaaaaaaaatttgtgCAACGACTTATATAACCTTAAATATGAGAGATGATTGACTTAATTGTTCAGTGATTTTTTACATACCCTTGGTCTCTTGAGACATGcctataaagaaaaaaaaagttaaatggGTTTAGatgaatagaaaataaaataaatggtgCTACTGATCAACattggaaaaaatataaaaaagggTAAGGGCATACTTTTTGATATTGGGTGCAATCTAGAGACCACCACTTTGTTCCTTGACCATCAAGCCATGACCATCGATATAAAGTCCATTTATATGTGCGAATTCGATCCACTGATGACAATCATCTTTGTTGCATTTCCATTCATATGGAGATTCGGGAGCAATTAAGTTTCCACTgatctacaaacaaaaatatgaaatgtaTTAGTAttgcatatattttcaaaaatcttgtatagtaaaaaaaatagattttcaaaataataaaaaccaaaatcccctttaaaaacttgtaaatattATCAAGACCTTAATCTTgttagtaaataaaataaatattgaatatttatatatatatatatatatatatgattatgcATACCGATAAAATGATTTTCTTGGATTTACAAGGGCCATGAAACTCAATAGGTTGCAGAAGAAATGTGTTTCCTTCAGGAATTTCCATAATTGATTCAGATCCAATGTAATTGCATGTGTCTTCCCATGCATCTTTGAAAGCCTGAAACCGTgattaagaaagaaatatgaattaataatttctATAAATACTTTGAATTATCAATACATGTAACTAgaatatataaccaaaatgaaaacaaacctTTGAATCGTCAGAAAATCCATCTCCAATTGCTCCATAATTAAGAACATTGAAAATGTTGTTATCAttatagagagaaaaatgagACTGAACTGACTGAAAAGTGTGGAAGACagttaaagaaagaagaaaatttaagaACATTACGAAATTTGCCATTTTCTTCTACTCAATGAACAAAGTTGCACACTGAACCTATTTAAACAGAAATCTCAATTATATCTTGCTAACAATATCTAATATATGATTCTTTGTTAAAttgaaagattttattttatttgacgGTTGAAAATTTAGATTCTTTGAGATTATGTATAAAGCTAAAACCTAACaagatatatattagtttaacaaaaaacaaaaattagttgCCGaggaatttttcttttttcaaattcttatAGATTTTATACCTACACTGTATGACTGTATGTAACGGAttggatattttttaaaaacaaaatcaagtacATGTACTTAttataaagagaaaacaaaacaaccaaattttTCGTTAAATCTTCAATTCAACAAACAGAGAGTATATAGGAGAATAAACTGGAGCATCTTCAAAGAAgttgaaaagatatatatagtagGGTTTACAacttaaaaactaataataaaaaactCCTCGTTCTGTCTTtagtttcttgcttctcaagttACATGCCATGTCAAAGCCCCtagaataaatattttgctAGGCAATTCCGCAGCTGATGGAGAGACATATGTAAATCTCTCTTCACCAATATCAACATTTTTGATACACACAATTCCAGCAACAAtgctgcaaaaaaaacaaatatatattgccGTAAATTTAACGATCTCTTCATCCGTAACTTAATCGTtttcaacaaatatatatggCAATAATCCTTTTCTTAGCGTATCAGGAGGACGAGAGAAGAGTATCATCAGCAAAACAGAGAGTTTACTGATCACTTTCTATATTGTTTACTGTTGCCCATTTATTTGCTAGCATACTCCATtttatacctttttatttcCCAATTGACTGATTGGGTTCTTTAAAACTTAATCAAATTGTGTGTTTGGTTTCGATGGTCATCACAAAGAACATGACTTAAACTCaaatactacaaaattattacTATACAAGTATAAGAATTCTATATAAAAACGGTCTATTTTTGCACGAGAAGTATGACATCATACCAAATGTAAGAGAGAGTATTAAAGGAGTCAAAACCAATTAAAGAGGTTATTACCGATAGCCTTACCATGTTTCCATTGTAAGTTACcgagacaaaaagaaacctCACCGTAACACAGCCGGCGTGACCGCCTAGAACAGCAAGGTGAATTGCTGAGTGACCTTCCGTAGTCAATATGGCATTCACATTCTCATTAAACTCCGCTGACacaaaacgaaagaaaaaataattaagaaaagtgAAGATGTAATTGTTGTTAATCAAAGAACTAAAATAAAGCTTTGAGATCTATTTACCCATCATTTGGGTTAAGCCTTCGGTATTTCCGTTCTGAATTAAAGTAGCAATTTGCATGAGGTTTTCGGGAAGATGGAGTAGTGtcaccattttttctttctctcttgttttatCTATATTCTTAGATCTCTCATGGTTGGTTTGATCTCTACTAGCGAAggggtttatttatttataatggtGTGAAATCGGTGGGTGGATGCTAACTTGCACGGTTTTATCTATCTTCACTCATGCAACTTCGCTTTATCAAAGTCTAATTAGTATTTTGATCGATGAACTCTATTAGGTTAGAACTTAAAACTAGAAGAATATTTTTCAGGTTATATTTTTGGCAACTTTCATTTAGACTAATTTGcgaagaaatgaaaaatactcTTGGTAACTTTAACGTGCTATTGGTCAGTTACacgttttgttttatatttgatgacgaagtttcttttgtttaccaATTTACTACTAGTTACAAAGCATGAACGGTCCAGCTAATAGGaatctttgaaaaaataattgactTAAACTGACTCAGCTAATAGGATGACTTAAGAAAGTAAGTTTGCATATTACTATACGACCaattaaagatatttttggGAACTTAATTTGcgaagaaattaaaaatactcTTGGTAACTTTAACGTGATATTGGTCCGTGACAAGTTTTGTTTCGTGTTGATGACTAGGCTTCCTTTATCTAACAACAGAAATGTTACCGAGAGTGAACAATTCAGCTCATAGTATTGTTCTCAACTCCTCCATCTCTGGTTAAATACTGCCTCAAATCTTCGACGCAGGATCGGTCCGCCATAAATGTTCTatgcaaataaaatatttatgccctctatttttttgcataatcaaaaataagaataatatataaaagttatagtAAAACTTTATAGaacagtttttttaaaaaaatttataagcATTTTGTAAGCAAATATtgaggaaaaaacaaaattatattctttaaatataGTTCTATTTAGATTTTTGCCTGCAAAACTATTCATCAAATTCACGTAATTGAGTTTTTCAAACAGAGTTGTCTTAATGGGTAGCAAAACCAActcatttatttgattaatcaaaacaaagtttttagtttgtaaTCAAAGTTCAAACACCTTACATTagaaagtttttgatttttgattttgtaatcaaagtcttagagtttaaggttttatttttcttaaatctaaaatttttactaaactaaattcattaacaagatattttattgatttaaagagattaaagaaagatagtaaataaaaagcttagcaaatataaatatataaaaaatggctataattgttttaaaaaaaaacataaaagacttaaaaacatttttataaaaatatatttctctaCTATAATGCCCTAAGCTATGACTTCACTTGATTGTGTAAAACGCCGAGCCTGCCTCAACGTCTTAAAACATATTGCTTAAGAAAGTAAGTTAGTTAGCATATTACTAGACGACCaattaaagatattttgggATATTTGCGTAGTGTAATTTCCTTAATTTCCTTAAGATATGCTCATTTTCATCAGTAAGTTATATCTGTCTGTGTTGATCTGTAATCAACTACAAGCTAATTAAGAATGGTGGTGTATCTAGAagccaaaatatttataatcaaagctaaaaaaaaatattgtttagaaTTTCTAAATTCAAACTTGTTGTAAGTTGattctcatttttttaaaagactACAAGTATATAAAACAACATCTTGTTAGTTCACCCACTACCATTTTATTAAGTGGTGTGTGAAAATAATGAATGCATTACACAAAGAACTTACGTAGGCGTTGCATCGAtagaacgaaaaaaaaaatcggcTCGTACTATTCAACCTCGTAGTCGTACGTAGTATATATTGACGAGAGAAAAATTGTTGGGAGATaaatcctatatatatatactgtgtATATATACTGTGTATACATACATATCTTAAAGATTTGTACAAATACATATCTTATTGTTGGAGATACTTATAGATTTTATACATACAGtggattttttaaaaacaaaatcaagtacATGTACTTAttataaagagaaaacaaaacaaccaaattttTCGTTAAATCTTCAATTCAACAAACAGAGTATATAGGAGAATAAACTGGAGCATCTTCAAAGAAGTTGAAAAGATATATGTAGTAGAGTTTAcaacttaaaaataataataaaaaactcCTTGTTCTATCTTtagtttcttgcttctcaagttACATGCCATGTCAAAGTCCCTAGGATCAATATTTTGCTAGGCAATTCCGCAGCTGATGGAGAGACATATGTAATTCTCTCTTCACTAATATCAACATTTTTGATACACACAAATCCAGCAACAAtgctacaaaaaaatataaatatataattgccGCAAAATTAACGATCTCTTCATCCGTAGCTTAAGTATAATCATACAAAAGTTGTAGATATTACCTTGAGATGATCTGATCAGGTTTTATGGCGTATGAGATAGCAAGAACTTTGTTCACAAGATGTTCGTCAATTGTCACAAGTGTGATCTTCAAAGGGTCATTTCCTCTTTGATGAGCAGAAGTTGAACCACTCACTCTAAAATCACCGATTCGATATACTTGCACATCACTGAACTTAACGGTTTTTGTGTAGACAGTGAGATCGTTGGTGACTCCATAGAAATAATTCTGTGCAGAAATTTAAAGACTTCTGCTTTAGTCAAAAGCATATAAATAAACCTAATTATTGAAATCGTCAAATCGAAAAAGCCTACCTGAATATTACTGTTCCTCAATGTTTTGCGAAAGTCAGAGCTCCTAGAGAAGACTCCTTCTGACTTCTCAAGATTCAAGACTTGTAGATTCTTCttgaattttagatttttcttcAGATCATAGACGAGTTTTTCCTCCTGCAAATGACAGAGATCAATGAAGGTCATTGTAGGTTTCTTGATTTAGGGTTAAgcgagaaaaaaatatattcgaTACATTACTTGACCAACGACAATAACTAAAGACGCATTAAACGTCCTTATTGCATGGAGAAGCAGCtgcaaatttaaaaatgatacCATATTAGAAATCTTGTAGTTCATAGCATAAATGTTagttcacaaaaaaacaagagaaaaagatgcTAAAATGACCGCATAGCCTTCACGAACGATAAATCCCATAGTGTCAATCACCATCCCAGAAGCTCTAGATTCAGCGTTTGCGGAAAACTCTTCTTTTAATTCTCTGGCAAGTTCTTCCACAAGGGTTCTGTACAGTCTAAGGTTTACACTGAAGGTACAAGAAACGAAAATTAGGTTATATTAAACCCTAAAGAATCAGAATTTGAAGTCAATCACCTTGGATTTGTGAGACCAAAGTAGTGAATAAGAGCCTTATCAAGAGGAAACCCTTCAACAGGATCCACAAGCATTTTGATAGGAGCAGCAGCGATAGTTCCTGGTATGGTAATCGAGCTTTGACCGACATTAAGATCAACAAATGTCGGTTTCCAACCATCTTTTACAGCCCAATTCAGAAGCATTTTAGCCAATGTGCTCTTCCCAGAGTCTATATCCCCTACAATGATAACCCTTGGTCCCTCCTTCAAACAAAACCGCAATTCAAGTTACTACAAGAACTGGAAATTAATGTTCtttagtaagaaaaaaatttacctGTGAAGATGCAGAATCTCTTGTTGAGGAAGTAACACGATGTCTTTGTACTTGTAGAGAGTTGTGCAGTCCAAGATAGTTCACCATAGGCGTCTATAACAAAGATATATTTAGTAAACATTATATTATCTGAACTAAGAGTGAGTGGAACCAAAAACTTACCTCACatgatatatattcatttcctGTGATACCATCTATTTCAATAGTTGCACCATACCATGTAAAAACCTGAATAGTAGAGCAATATAAATCATCAAGAGTATAACTTTCTATGTTATCTCAATTCATAACATCATTCATTACCTAAAGCTTAGATCTTTAAACTAACCCACAAGTCCACAAGATGAATTTTGAAGTTGCGTAAGTAAAAAGCATACCGCAAATGTCATGAGAGGTGGAAATGTGATCCAAACTTCATGTGGAAGTTCATAGCCGAAAATCTCAGCCTTGCCATCGAGCAAACGGAGTCTGAGAGGTGAAGTAGGTTGCAATTCGATTCTGAGTTCGCTCTGTTTCTCCAACTTCACTCGTCTTATTTGAGGACCAAACATGTTTTGTCTCTATCAGATTTctcaagaagacaaaaagttTGATGGGACTTAAGTTCGGATTTAAAGAGTTCAATTTCTGGAGAGGAAGATGAAAAGTTTCTAACTTTGAATTCCATATTCCGATGTATCGAGAATTACGAAGCGTCGCATTCAAGGAAGAAAGAATTTATTTAGATAGCTGCGGCACAAAACTCCATTCTTTCGTCTCTCTCATgtaaacggcgtcgttttagCCTTATGAAGCAACGGCGTCGTTTTGGTATCTctaatcatcatcttcatttgCTTCTCAAATTGAGAACTTAAGGGTTTAACGGATTTATTTTGGTCATGAATCAGAGTCTTTGCAATAGTCGTTGACGTTAGAATTCGATAAGTAGGATCAAAGTTCGGAATTTTGAGTGTGTAATGAGCTTGAATTTGGCAAATCCTGTATGGGTTCCTGTAAAAGCTTTGTTATGTAGAACAATCAGGAGAAGGAGAATTTTCACTGCCACTGCTATAACTAGTTTAGCCGACAAGGTAAAAACTTCGCTTAGTAATTTATAGCAGTTtctgttctttgtttgttttgttttgtctgaaTTGTTGTTGGGTTCTTAAAAAAGGGGGAAAAGGATGAGAGTGAgcttttggttgttgttggtggtggAGCAGCTGGAGTTTATGGAGCAATTAGGGCTAAAACTCTCTCACCTGATTTGAgagttttggttattgaaaAAGGGAGTTTTCTTTCTAAGgttagcttctcttctttccatTAACTCAGTTAGTGAAATAGAGAGATGATTTTTGTTCATTCGTTTTCTCGTTTGTTATTCATAGGTGAAGATTTCCGGTGGTGGTCGATGTAATGTGACAAATGGGCATTGCAATGATACTATTGTGAGTCTTGTTCATACAtgaaagcttcaaactttaTGCTTGAAATTGCAGAATCATGAAGCTGCTTTATTGCAGTTTTGTCATGTGAAGCATATTGGTTTTAgtatgattttgaagttttggtaACGTAAATATCGAATCTGTAAGTAGAATTTGGCTGGGCATTATCCTCGTGGTCATAAAGAGCTTAAAGGTTCTTTCTTTTACACACATGGACCTGCTGATACTATGTCATGGTTTTCTGAGCATGGAGTGCCACTAAAGGTTGTGAATTTGCATCATATTTGTCATTAGAGATGTTTATCTTACTCCGTATCTTTCGCCTAATTCATATCTCTTGACAGACTGAAGATGATGGAAGAGTATTCCCTGTTAGTGATAATTCATTATCTGTAGTTGATTGTCTCTTAAATGAAGCAAACATTAGAGGAGGTATCATATATAACACATCTATTGAAATACATATTCTTCTGAACTCTTGTGTCTCCCATTCATATATCCTCTCAATTTCCTTAAACAGTTAGGCTTGAGAGAGGAAAGTCTGTGTTAGCTGCTTCTATTAAACCCGATGGAAAGTTCCTTGTTAAAGTTGGGAAGCAAAGTGCTGACACGTCTGAATCTATAGAAGCTACATATCTTCTGATTGCAACTGGAAGTAGCCAAAAGGTTATACAGTAACCCCATTTAAAGAATACgaattctttattttcaaagCTGTTGGGTTCTCATGTTTTCCTAAGATGGTTTTGCTTAATTATGTTACAGGGTCACTCTTTAGCCACTAAATTTGGTCATTCCATTGTAGATCCAGTACCGAGCTTATTCACTTTTAAGATCAATGATCCATTGCTGACCGAGTTAGCAGGGGTAAATTTTCCTCTAAAACCAGAATTCGTTAGCACGAATTTATTTTTACGAGCTTCGTATGTGACATTGTTTATTTCTATTTCCCAGATTAGTTTCTCGAAAGTCCAAGCCAAACTGAAATTAGATAATCCATGCCCGGATTTGTCTAACCTCGTGCAGGTGTGCATCTTTTCCCCCCTTGCTATTCTTACTTTGTTTAAAATCCTTTATCATAAGGAaaagttcatatatattactttgttttctgtCAAGATTGGTCCTATGCTTGTAACACATTGGGGACTTAGTGGACCGGTTATTCTTCGACTCTCTGCATGGGGTGCACGGTACCTCTTTAGTTCTAAGTACAAAGGTCTGAATCTTTCATTTCTAACGAGAGAATTTTTGTTCCTGTTAACTCGCTAGACTTTAGAACATATTCAATTTGGCTGCAGGGCATCTTATTGTCGACTTCATACCGGATATTAACATCGAAACTGCTAAATCTGTACTCAAAGAACACAAGCTGCAGTTTTCAGTAACAACATTTCATActtttactctttttgttctctttgtttcttgtctCGTTTGTTGAAAAGTTTGAGCATTGTTTAATGCAGAAGCACAAAGTGTCCAATTCCTATCCTCCTCAATTTGGTCTTGTCAATAGATTCTGGAGATACATTCTAGACCGCGAGGTTCTGACAAAACCTTCTTTCATAGCTTTTCTATATTGTAAATCCTCTCAATCTTACGTGAATGTCATTGATTGTCTTCATGTTCATGCAGGGTTCTTCAAAGGACACCTTATGGGCTTCATTGTCTAATAACTCCTTGAGCTCTATTTCTGATCTTCTTAAACATTGTACATTTCAAGTCACTGGAAAGGTATAACATGAAACATTTTATCACTTTTCATCAAACTACTCaagataatgatgatggtgatgatattGTGTAACGTTATGTTGCTGCAAAAGGGTCAATACAAAGATGAGTTTGTGACAGCAGGAGGAGTTCCTTTATCCGAGGTTCCGtcttttgaaacttaaaaCCAATCCTTTCTTATTGCGGTTCTTACTAAATCTGATTTTAACGTGTCTCTTACTGTTTCAAGGTTTCTTTGAAGACAATGGAGAGCAAATTGGTTccaaatcttttctttgcGGGAGAAGTAAGCATTGCAACAATGTTTCAACAATTCATTTGTGTGATTTAGTAAAACAATGCATTTGGAACATGGACACATGACATGTGGAAGTAGGCATCCATGTACACACGCACACACATGACATGATAAATGTAACATATCTTTACTTGCATTTGTGTATTCAGGTACTAAATGTAGATGGAGTTACAGGAGGATTCAATTTCCAGGTGAACTTTTAGTTATAGCATTGAAATATCTTTTACTCAAATGTATTAAacgaaacaacaaaaaccatatcTTTTACTTTCCTAAATGAAATTTCACACCTGCAGAATGCTTGGTCAGGTGGTTATATCGCAGGCACAAACATCGGCGAATTAGCAAGTAGTAGCAGAATAAGttcgaaagaaagaaaagttacTATAGGATTGTAGTTTGCTTATAAGAAAAGTACtgtcaacattttttttctttttgtcaaaatacAGTTTCTATTTATCTATGTAGGAGCATTATCGGACATTATTATTGTAGCTATGATATGGTTGCAACACGCACAAGCTGAAAAGGTGTCAACTTTGTATCATAAACCACTGAAAGCAGAGTCTAAGCATTTCAACAAACCATTTCAATCAATCATGGCATCACACAGAAGGTCTTACATTAGCAGAGAGTATAGAACATCACATTCCCCATAAACATACCATTTATTATTGAGTTTACACAAGACTATTGGTTAAGGCGTTAACAATGCTCATTATGCTCTGAGTTTGCTAACTTTCTTCTCAAGTTCGTCCTTTTTGGCACCAATGattctttcaatttctttacCCCTTTTCACCAGCACAAAGGTAGGCATTGCCGTCACATTAAACTCTTTAGCCACATCCTGAAAACATTAGTCAtgcaa includes:
- a CDS encoding Pectin lyase-like superfamily protein (Pectin lyase-like superfamily protein; FUNCTIONS IN: polygalacturonase activity; INVOLVED IN: carbohydrate metabolic process; LOCATED IN: endomembrane system; CONTAINS InterPro DOMAIN/s: Pectin lyase fold/virulence factor (InterPro:IPR011050), Glycoside hydrolase, family 28 (InterPro:IPR000743), Parallel beta-helix repeat (InterPro:IPR006626), Pectin lyase fold (InterPro:IPR012334); BEST Arabidopsis thaliana protein match is: Pectin lyase-like superfamily protein (TAIR:AT3G15720.1); Has 3880 Blast hits to 3866 proteins in 466 species: Archae - 6; Bacteria - 1031; Metazoa - 13; Fungi - 1258; Plants - 1455; Viruses - 0; Other Eukaryotes - 117 (source: NCBI BLink).) translates to MANFVMFLNFLLSLTVFHTFQSVQSHFSLYNDNNIFNVLNYGAIGDGFSDDSKAFKDAWEDTCNYIGSESIMEIPEGNTFLLQPIEFHGPCKSKKIILSISGNLIAPESPYEWKCNKDDCHQWIEFAHINGLYIDGHGLMACLKRPRGVVISHSSNVHISNIMVKDSPNFQMSLEDSKWVIVKQLTITADGDSPNTDGIHIQRSQNVIVYDSNIRTGDDCISIGDGSKYINISRISCGPGHGISIGSLGRYGTKETVENVVVRDCTFRETTNGVRIKTWQTKAVEIKNVMFNHIHGTSIKKPFVQLLCSKSVPCRDIFMNDINIHDENEEEEKKYHKSLSRHDDHPSAECINVKGESNGVMKPKLACLESKRH
- a CDS encoding pre-mRNA cleavage complex II protein (CONTAINS InterPro DOMAIN/s: Pre-mRNA cleavage complex II Clp1 (InterPro:IPR010655); BEST Arabidopsis thaliana protein match is: CLP1-similar protein 5 (TAIR:AT5G39930.1); Has 25 Blast hits to 25 proteins in 11 species: Archae - 0; Bacteria - 0; Metazoa - 0; Fungi - 0; Plants - 25; Viruses - 0; Other Eukaryotes - 0 (source: NCBI BLink).) is translated as MVTLLHLPENLMQIATLIQNGNTEGLTQMMAEFNENVNAILTTEGHSAIHLAVLGGHAGCVTVSIVAGIVCIKNVDIGEERFTYVSPSAAELPSKIFILGALTWHVT
- the CLPS5 gene encoding CLP1-similar protein 5 (CLP1-similar protein 5 (CLPS5); CONTAINS InterPro DOMAIN/s: Pre-mRNA cleavage complex II Clp1 (InterPro:IPR010655); BEST Arabidopsis thaliana protein match is: CLP-similar protein 3 (TAIR:AT3G04680.2); Has 693 Blast hits to 689 proteins in 274 species: Archae - 99; Bacteria - 14; Metazoa - 196; Fungi - 200; Plants - 63; Viruses - 0; Other Eukaryotes - 121 (source: NCBI BLink).), translating into MFGPQIRRVKLEKQSELRIELQPTSPLRLRLLDGKAEIFGYELPHEVWITFPPLMTFAVFTWYGATIEIDGITGNEYISCETPMVNYLGLHNSLQVQRHRVTSSTRDSASSQEGPRVIIVGDIDSGKSTLAKMLLNWAVKDGWKPTFVDLNVGQSSITIPGTIAAAPIKMLVDPVEGFPLDKALIHYFGLTNPSVNLRLYRTLVEELARELKEEFSANAESRASGMVIDTMGFIVREGYALLLHAIRTFNASLVIVVGQEEKLVYDLKKNLKFKKNLQVLNLEKSEGVFSRSSDFRKTLRNSNIQNYFYGVTNDLTVYTKTVKFSDVQVYRIGDFRVSGSTSAHQRGNDPLKITLVTIDEHLVNKVLAISYAIKPDQIISSIVAGFVCIKNVDISEERITYVSPSAAELPSKILILGTLTWHVT
- a CDS encoding FAD/NAD(P)-binding oxidoreductase family protein, with the translated sequence MSLNLANPVWVPVKALLCRTIRRRRIFTATAITSLADKGEKDESELLVVVGGGAAGVYGAIRAKTLSPDLRVLVIEKGSFLSKVKISGGGRCNVTNGHCNDTITEDDGRVFPVSDNSLSVVDCLLNEANIRGVRLERGKSVLAASIKPDGKFLVKVGKQSADTSESIEATYLLIATGSSQKGHSLATKFGHSIVDPVPSLFTFKINDPLLTELAGISFSKVQAKLKLDNPCPDLSNLVQIGPMLVTHWGLSGPVILRLSAWGARYLFSSKYKGHLIVDFIPDINIETAKSVLKEHKLQFSKHKVSNSYPPQFGLVNRFWRYILDREGSSKDTLWASLSNNSLSSISDLLKHCTFQVTGKGQYKDEFVTAGGVPLSEVSLKTMESKLVPNLFFAGEVLNVDGVTGGFNFQVVISQAQTSAN